In Thiovibrio frasassiensis, one DNA window encodes the following:
- the sbtA gene encoding SbtA family thio(seleno)oxazole RiPP natural product precursor — MDSKDLKKFMAGFGIASLLTGVGLAVPPANAASGSGUGGSKGSAVSTEEKAKVGEEKGMVDTKATPEDEAAKAKKKLEEKKKKPGKSG; from the coding sequence ATGGACTCAAAGGATCTGAAAAAGTTTATGGCAGGTTTTGGCATTGCCAGCCTGCTGACCGGCGTTGGCCTGGCTGTGCCGCCGGCGAATGCTGCCAGCGGCAGTGGCTGAGGCGGCAGTAAAGGCAGTGCCGTGAGCACTGAGGAAAAAGCGAAGGTTGGGGAAGAAAAGGGGATGGTGGATACCAAGGCCACCCCGGAAGATGAAGCGGCAAAAGCCAAAAAGAAGCTGGAAGAAAAAAAGAAAAAGCCCGGCAAAAGTGGTTGA
- a CDS encoding endonuclease/exonuclease/phosphatase family protein — protein sequence MEFRILSYNIHRAIGVDRRFRPERIAAVLAHYDADIVLLQEVDVGVPRSRELNLARELAESCNYPYSAVGLNVQLRKGMYGNATLSRYPIVRERNIDLTLDGRKARGCLFTELELPVDASSPVLLPVFNLHLGLSFKERPQQVGRLVRTPEFTALAQGDRCVVAGDFNDWWTRIAPLFTEALGFACATNHGVGYQNAMLTYPSFSPSTGLDKVFCRGPITVLGGRRCRLRVSKVASDHLPVIVDLQL from the coding sequence ATGGAGTTTCGGATTCTTTCCTATAATATCCACCGGGCCATCGGGGTGGATCGACGCTTCCGGCCGGAGCGCATTGCCGCGGTTCTGGCCCATTACGATGCGGATATCGTTTTGTTGCAGGAGGTGGACGTGGGGGTGCCCCGTTCGCGGGAGTTGAATCTGGCCCGGGAATTGGCCGAGAGCTGCAATTATCCCTATAGTGCCGTGGGCTTGAATGTCCAGCTGCGCAAGGGGATGTACGGCAATGCCACCTTGAGCCGGTATCCCATCGTCCGGGAACGCAATATCGATCTGACCCTTGACGGCCGTAAGGCAAGGGGCTGCCTGTTCACCGAGCTGGAATTGCCTGTCGATGCATCTTCTCCCGTGCTCTTGCCGGTCTTCAACCTGCATCTGGGACTTTCTTTTAAGGAGCGGCCCCAGCAGGTGGGCCGACTGGTGCGTACCCCGGAGTTCACCGCTCTTGCCCAGGGGGATCGCTGTGTGGTTGCCGGAGATTTTAATGACTGGTGGACGCGGATCGCCCCGTTGTTTACCGAGGCCTTGGGTTTTGCCTGCGCAACCAACCATGGGGTTGGCTATCAGAATGCCATGCTGACCTATCCTTCATTTTCGCCCTCCACCGGCTTGGACAAGGTGTTTTGCCGGGGGCCGATCACCGTGCTGGGCGGGCGGCGCTGCCGTCTCCGGGTTTCCAAGGTCGCCAGCGATCATCTTCCCGTTATTGTCGATCTGCAGCTCTAA
- the sbtM gene encoding thio(seleno)oxazole modification radical SAM maturase SbtM, protein MANSIASYSPGIFPACRKVLSDASWQDFLALLKLAADLSGLAGMLADPAVSVSSAPPYLFDLARLELALHRVRQARTSLPAVVEELAVNPSLQVCQVSWAGLLDLLGEGGLQALPAPVARQEVILLWLDPETGKSRAQVAGDEELLALKMVCEGIEPRQATEFGAVSVGTIMAALDRAADKGILLAPPSRIRRDAESFPITDAVAPRFLAAEVFTLQWHITQVCDLHCKHCYDRSDRAPLSLDRGIAVLDQLRDFCQSRHVRGQVSFSGGNPLLYPHFRELYQAAVDRGFTVAILGNATGKERLLPLLAIEKPAFYQVSLEGLEKHNDYIRGTGYFARVMEFLALLREQEIYSMVMLTLTRGNMDQVLPLAELLRDRVDLFVFNRLAMVGEGSLLESVPTAEYPKFLESYLAAARANPAMGLKDNFFNLLREKKGEPLLGGCAGFGCGAAFNFVSLLPDGEVHACRKLPSQIGNIFSQSLAEIYDSPAAGQYRAGSQACRECRLRPACGGCLAVSHGFGLDIFRERDPYCFLEH, encoded by the coding sequence ATGGCCAACTCCATAGCTTCGTATAGTCCAGGAATTTTTCCTGCCTGCAGAAAAGTGCTGAGCGATGCCTCATGGCAGGATTTTCTTGCGCTCCTTAAACTTGCCGCCGATCTCTCGGGCCTGGCCGGAATGCTTGCTGATCCTGCCGTATCCGTATCGTCTGCCCCCCCGTATCTCTTCGATTTGGCCCGGCTGGAGCTGGCACTCCATAGGGTGCGGCAGGCAAGAACATCCCTGCCGGCCGTGGTGGAGGAGCTTGCGGTAAACCCCAGCCTGCAAGTGTGCCAAGTCTCCTGGGCCGGCTTGCTTGATCTGCTGGGGGAGGGCGGGCTGCAAGCTTTGCCTGCGCCGGTGGCGCGGCAGGAGGTGATTTTGCTCTGGCTTGATCCGGAGACTGGGAAGAGCCGAGCCCAGGTGGCAGGAGACGAGGAGCTGCTGGCCCTGAAGATGGTCTGTGAAGGGATTGAGCCCCGCCAGGCTACGGAATTCGGGGCGGTGTCGGTTGGGACCATTATGGCTGCCCTTGACCGGGCTGCGGATAAGGGGATTCTTTTGGCTCCCCCCTCGCGCATCCGCAGGGATGCAGAGAGTTTTCCCATAACCGATGCGGTTGCCCCCCGCTTTCTGGCCGCCGAGGTCTTCACCCTGCAATGGCATATCACCCAGGTCTGCGATCTGCATTGCAAGCATTGCTACGACCGAAGCGACCGCGCCCCCTTGTCCCTGGACCGTGGGATTGCGGTGCTGGATCAGCTGCGGGATTTTTGTCAAAGTCGGCATGTGCGGGGGCAGGTGAGTTTTTCCGGCGGCAATCCTCTGCTCTATCCCCATTTTCGCGAGCTGTATCAGGCTGCGGTGGATCGGGGGTTCACCGTGGCCATCCTGGGCAATGCAACCGGAAAAGAGCGCCTTTTGCCGTTGCTGGCCATTGAGAAGCCCGCCTTTTATCAGGTAAGCCTCGAGGGGCTGGAAAAGCATAACGACTATATCCGGGGCACGGGCTATTTTGCCAGGGTCATGGAGTTTCTCGCTCTCTTGCGCGAACAGGAGATCTACTCCATGGTGATGCTCACCCTGACCAGGGGGAATATGGACCAGGTTCTTCCTTTGGCGGAGCTGCTCCGCGACCGGGTGGATCTTTTTGTTTTTAACCGCTTGGCCATGGTCGGAGAGGGTTCTCTGTTGGAATCGGTGCCCACCGCTGAATACCCAAAATTTCTCGAAAGCTACCTGGCTGCTGCCCGGGCGAATCCGGCCATGGGCCTCAAGGATAATTTTTTCAATCTGCTGCGGGAGAAAAAAGGCGAACCCCTGCTGGGGGGGTGCGCCGGATTCGGCTGCGGCGCGGCCTTTAATTTTGTCTCGCTGCTGCCCGATGGCGAGGTGCATGCCTGCCGGAAATTGCCCTCCCAGATCGGGAATATCTTCAGTCAATCCCTGGCGGAGATCTATGACTCTCCGGCCGCCGGACAGTACCGGGCAGGAAGCCAAGCCTGTCGGGAGTGCCGCCTGCGTCCCGCCTGCGGGGGGTGTCTGGCCGTGAGCCATGGCTTCGGCCTCGATATTTTCCGCGAGCGCGACCCTTACTGTTTTTTGGAGCATTAG
- a CDS encoding ribonuclease H-like domain-containing protein: MLYNTFVHIPGIGETTERRLWQAGVTTWDKFVAPYPEFLTAQKVRLITDHLVLSRAQAGQQTPLECLRQLPAAQRWRIFPHYRDSVAYLDIETTGLSFTDHCITTVSLYDGKEVFTYVQGENLADFAEDIQRYQMLVTYNGKAFDIPMLERHFGFKLAQAHIDLRPLLQGLGFVGGLKGCEKQMGLDRGELAGVDGYFAVLLWREYRRTKSRRVLDTLLAYNVEDTVNLESLLVQAYNLKLQGTPFAESHHLPQPTLPEKTFLPDLELIGRLRGY, translated from the coding sequence ATGCTCTATAATACCTTTGTCCATATCCCCGGGATCGGCGAGACCACGGAACGGCGGCTCTGGCAGGCCGGGGTCACCACCTGGGACAAATTCGTCGCACCGTATCCGGAGTTTCTCACCGCGCAGAAGGTTCGGCTCATTACCGATCATCTGGTGCTGAGCCGTGCCCAAGCCGGGCAACAGACGCCCCTGGAATGTCTCCGGCAGCTGCCGGCAGCCCAGCGCTGGCGGATTTTTCCGCATTATCGGGATTCCGTGGCCTATCTCGACATCGAGACCACCGGCTTGAGTTTCACGGACCATTGCATCACCACCGTCAGCCTCTACGACGGCAAAGAGGTGTTCACCTATGTGCAGGGGGAGAATCTCGCCGATTTTGCCGAGGACATCCAGCGATACCAGATGCTGGTTACTTACAACGGCAAGGCCTTTGACATCCCCATGCTGGAGCGCCATTTCGGCTTTAAGTTGGCCCAGGCCCACATCGATCTGCGCCCGCTGTTGCAGGGGCTCGGTTTTGTCGGCGGCTTGAAGGGGTGCGAAAAGCAGATGGGGCTTGATCGTGGGGAGCTGGCTGGGGTGGATGGCTACTTTGCGGTGCTGCTCTGGCGGGAATATCGCCGGACCAAATCGCGGCGGGTGCTGGACACCTTGCTTGCCTACAATGTGGAGGATACGGTGAATCTGGAGTCGTTACTGGTGCAGGCCTATAATCTGAAGCTGCAGGGCACCCCTTTTGCCGAAAGTCATCATCTGCCCCAGCCGACTCTGCCGGAGAAAACGTTTCTGCCGGATCTCGAGCTCATCGGTCGTTTGCGGGGGTATTGA
- a CDS encoding SagB/ThcOx family dehydrogenase, translated as MPELRESLGYRYLQATKFDREERGGQLPPAIQRTERCKTYPKAEVVELPRVWPKEGADLLSILQHRRSVRSFAEADISLQELALLLWGSQGISGQAGSFLFRTAPSAGALYPIETYLAIQRVAGLAPGIYHFDVQGFRLERLAEMVPGPPLAEACLGQGFIAQAPVNVIWTAIFRRNMAKYGHRGLRYIMLDAGHICGNLLSTAGFLGLSGCPVAAFFDDEVNGLLGVDGQEESVVYLASIGRKG; from the coding sequence ATGCCGGAACTGCGGGAATCCTTGGGATATAGATATCTGCAAGCGACAAAGTTCGACCGGGAGGAGAGGGGCGGGCAGCTCCCCCCGGCGATCCAGAGAACGGAGCGATGCAAGACCTACCCAAAGGCGGAGGTGGTGGAGCTGCCCAGGGTCTGGCCGAAAGAAGGGGCGGATCTGCTCTCGATCCTCCAGCACCGCCGCTCGGTGCGCAGCTTTGCCGAGGCGGATATCTCTTTGCAGGAGTTGGCCCTGCTGCTCTGGGGGAGTCAGGGCATTAGCGGCCAGGCCGGTTCCTTCCTTTTTCGCACCGCACCCTCCGCCGGCGCCCTCTATCCCATTGAAACCTATCTGGCGATTCAGCGGGTGGCCGGGCTTGCCCCGGGCATCTACCATTTCGACGTGCAGGGCTTCCGGCTGGAGCGTCTCGCGGAGATGGTGCCGGGGCCCCCTTTGGCCGAGGCCTGTTTGGGGCAGGGATTTATCGCCCAGGCCCCGGTCAATGTCATCTGGACCGCCATCTTCCGGCGCAATATGGCGAAATACGGCCATCGCGGGCTGCGGTATATCATGCTCGATGCCGGGCATATCTGCGGGAACCTGCTTTCGACTGCAGGCTTTCTCGGGTTGTCCGGGTGTCCGGTGGCCGCCTTTTTCGATGACGAGGTGAACGGGCTGCTCGGCGTGGACGGCCAGGAGGAGTCGGTCGTCTATCTCGCCTCCATCGGCCGCAAGGGTTAG